One part of the Lemur catta isolate mLemCat1 chromosome 13, mLemCat1.pri, whole genome shotgun sequence genome encodes these proteins:
- the LOC123648937 gene encoding olfactory receptor 2L3 produces the protein MEYYNQTSTDFILLGLFPPSRIGLFLFILIIFIFLMALIGNQSMILLILLDAHLHTPMYFLLSQLSLIDINYISTIVPKMASGFLFGNKSISFIGCGVQSFFFLTLGGAEALLLTSMAYDRYVAICFPLHYPVRMSKRVCVLMITGSWIMGSINACAHTVYTLHMPYCRSRAINHFFCDVPAMLSLACMDTWVYEGTVFLSTIIFLVFPFIVIACSYGRVLLAVYCMHSAEGRKKAYSTCSTHLTVVTFYYAPFAYTYLRSRSLRSPTEDKALAVFYTILTPMLNPIIYSLRNREVMGALRRVIHRICSVKT, from the coding sequence ATGGAATATTATAATCAGACATCAACTGATTTCATCTTATTGGGGCTGTTCCCACCATCAAGAATTGGacttttcctcttcattctcataattttcattttcttaatggctcTAATTGGCAACCAATCCATGATCCTCCTCATTCTCCTGGATGCCCACCTCCACACACCCATGTATTTCTTACTTAGTCAGCTCTCCCTCATTGACATCAACTACATCTCCACCATTGTCCCCAAGATGGCTTCTGGGTTTCTGTTTGGAAACAAGTCCATCTCCTTCATTGGATGTGGAGTTCAGAGTTTCTTCTTCCTGACGTTAGGAGGTGCAGAAGCACTGCTCCTGACATCTATGGCCTATGATCGTTATGTGGCTATTTGCTTTCCTCTGCACTATCCTGTCCGTATGAGCAAAAGAGTATGTGTGCTGATGATAACAGGATCTTGGATAATGGGCTCAATCAACGCTTGTGCCCACACTGTATATACACTCCATATGCCTTATTGCCGATCAAGGGCCATTAATCATTTTTTCTGTGATGTCCCAGCCATGTTGTCTCTGGCCTGCATGGACACCTGGGTATATGAAGGCACAGTGTTTTTGAGCACCATCATCTTTCTCGTGTTTCCATTCATTGTTATTGCCTGTTCCTATGGTCGAGTTCTCCTTGCTGTCTACTGCATGCACTCAgcagaaggcaggaagaaggcCTATTCAACCTGTAGCACCCACCTCACTGTGGTGACTTTCTACTATGCTCCCTTTGCTTACACCTACCTACGCTCAAGATCCCTCCGATCTCCAACAGAGGACAAGGCTCTGGCTGTGTTCTACACGATCCTCACCCCAATGCTCAACCCTATCATCTACAGCCTAAGAAACAGGGAGGTGATGGGGGCCCTGAGACGAGTGATTCACAGAATTTGCTCTGTGAAAACGTAG